aaagatagtatgcataacgagttatgcctgaaaagatagtatgcataaccagttatgtattgattcatataattatgggtgtcacggtatacaaaattaattatgggcctgacaaccagaatattattttttttggatctcCCACTAATTTCCCCTTAAGAAAACGCTACCTAACTGGATGAGCCTTGAAGTAGGCTAATAAACCCACAAGGGGTGCATTTAATAAGTAGTGGGCTCTGAATTAACGAATTGAGCTCTTGAATCGACATATATCATTCATATCAGGCCCACCGATAACGGCTCCTATTAATGGATTCCGATTTGATTCGTCTGTTGTGTAGTAAGGAGTTCATCACTGCAAGCTACGATTCGGATGTTGATCAATGGATGGTAATGATGATCCTCTATGGTGTATCCTTTGTGGATACTTTTGACCATACCCAACCATATATGACATTTTCATTGGATTGCTTCCCAGAATGTAATCAACCTGTAAGATTTTATATGGTTAAGTACAGTTCATAAGAAAAATTGCACGGTAAAAATAACtttgaaccttttttttttctgagaaATACACCATGGAAAAAAAGAAGCAGAAAATTacgaactttttctttttttgattggtTGAAATAACTCTGAACTAAATAGTTACTTGTTGACATCTTTTAGCATCCGATTACACAATTTACCTTAGATTGTGCAGATTGGAACTTTGATCCTATAATGATAGAAAATGGTGCTTGTGTACATGGGCCTAGCCCGCATAGACCATGACCCAGAACTCTGAACTAAAATGGATTTTGTGATTTTGTCCATAGAAGGGTGAGTTCTTTTGGTAATGTGCAAAATGATGGCCATGGCCCATGGACATAGTCACATAGACCAGTAACACAAtcgaagaatgattttttagggatcatggATTTTTtaagggaccatgattttattaggccaccttctctatagtgataaggggtgtcctaaaacgttgaaatgactaacctacccttaacctaatttaatttaaaaccaacctaataaccacctatatatatatatatatataaccaccacctcctcccaccaccaccgcccaccaccgccgattaccaccaccaccacctccgattatcaccaccgattacccaccaccaccaccgccgattaccaccaccaccgccacctccgattatcaccaccaccaaccaccgattaccaccaccacctcctcccaccaccaccaccgccgcctatttaagaaatgtaacaacatcaatgcaatcacaattaatttcggttacataataattttatcgagtataaaagacgccagccgcaacctgattctgctatgggaccactccggaggtattttccaacaaactctTCGCTTTAATTTgcttttgattgcttcaatcgaatagaaatcatcaaaatagggttttaataggagttacagagccatgttcgatTAGGtcgatttttttccaaaaaaccctagtttactaaccgaacttcttgaaaatgaagaacacgaagaacagttcgattctattggatttaaaactaagtcaccgaactctctgttcggttgtttcacaaaaaaaataaaactacaaagtaactgaactccacccttagaaccgaaaaaaaacaaatccagtctaaccgaactgtgttgttgtggccactatgttgagttccaaaataaccgaacttagccaatagagttcggtttgttcgcaaaagcttttaaaactacaaagtaaccgaacttagccaatagacgctggaacttcacattttttttgtttgttaagttcggtaacttcacaattttatcgtagaaaccgaactcagagttcggttggttagctgttaggttcaagtttgcgaaagaaccgaactttgtaaacttatatactcttatattacgtaaagttcagttagatcaaaagtgcatgcagtttgggaaccaaccgaactttgtacaccaaagttcggttagttgagaaccaaccgaacataacgctgtaactcatagaaattattagagagttcggtaacctgcgtgtttggaacaagtaaccggaCTACACTTtaagatgagttcggttacttgttcatctcacggggcaaccgaactacagcttcacatgagttcggttacttgttcttcatataaagtaaccgaactgttcaaaatccagttcaaatccggatcattttgaagattaacaaatattctaggagaggatggagatggagatgaagaatcagatgagttttcatcatttgaatgctcaaacttagtgaattggaaaaaaaaaattattttccatgtttttctccttcatcttctctaactctactctctcaataattctactcaactaataataaacccatctttcaatttaatctcactaattgtttttaactaaatgattcactaatcataacttaaaattaattaagagggtagattaggtattaaataaataactagatatggggtgacctagaattacttctaatgtctttacccaaaataaaaccatggtccccaaaaaaaaacatggtccccaaaaaatcgttccaatCAAATGGGACCTAAAACAAATAGCTTGGTTTTTCTGATTTTCAGTTGTTCATGTTTTGCTTTTACAACTACACTCTCAATTTACTTTATAAAACATCGTTAAGGTAATTCAAGTAATGGCGTGTAATATTTGTTTCGCGTCGGCCTTGTTGTAATGGTCGTTTACAACAAGCCCCTTGCCCCTTCACGAGAACAAGTTACTAAGACGGGACGGAATTGAGGGACTACTAGTCAATTTCAAATCCTTTTTTTAGATGGTTTGACGGGGTCCCAAGTTAATACCTGGTTCCTAGCGAGCTCAATAAGCCTGGAAGAAGTGGCAGAAACATTATTTCCACAATGGATGATATCACTTCCATGTTTCAAGTAGCGAGCATAGATTAGGAATAAAAATGAAAGAGCTGTTGAATGTTGCATATTGCTCCCTCCTGGTTTGAATAGTAGCCCACCTGATACATATGTGCACAAACATTAGTTTACAGTTTATACAAGTTTGGCGTTGGCCCGCCGGTGTTTCAGGCGTAGCGACGATACAAACCTGGTGAGTACTCGACACTTCTGGATGGTGATTCTGGTAAAATAGAACACACAAACTTGTTCGCATTGGATCGAAACGGATCAACGTAGTACTCTTCACCCTTCATGAGCATCTACAAATATTTAGCAAAAAATGTTTAGGTTGAGATTAAGCGTAATCAGAATATTGCTGATGAATTAGCTAATTATGTATATACCTTAGAAAAGAATATGTTAATTCCAGCAAACTTGGCATCCCATCCAAATTCAGCAAAAATACCGCCACCACTATATAAACCATTGGGTTCTCTTACTCCAAATTTACCATATCCACCACTTTTATGCGAACCTGCAGAACCGGGTTCTGCTTCTCGAAACTTTGAAAAAGGAGAACATGGTGTTTTGTTAAGACCCAATTCTGATGTTCCAGATGTTGAAAATGGAGAATTGGATTTGTTCACACGGGATTCTGATATTCTTCCCAAGTAATGGTTATTGGTCATCACATAATTCCAGTAAAATCGCTTGCCCGAAGCGCGATGCAACCATGCTGCTGCCCATATCAATTCATCCTGCAAAGTGTGCCCGGCGCAAATAAAAAACTCAAAAACGGTGtatgggcgtttgaagcactgaAATGTGTGTTAAGCTTACCTGGTAACCACTATAGTCGCAATAGAAAGGGCAAACCCATTCTTTGAGGCTATCACTATATGATCCACGGTGTTTATCTGCAAACTCAAATACCTGTATTATCACCCGAACAAATAAAACATTGATCAACTTGTCTACGGAATTTATTTAAACAATATATATtgatcttaaaaataaaaatatgttaATTCATATGTACCATGATAGCTCTTTTCAGAAGCTTAGCCGAATAAACAGGATCAATGTTCTTGTAAACAATTGAAGTTGCAGCCATTGCAGCAGCCATCTCTGCTGCAACTTCAGACCCTGGAAGGTCTTTTCTGATGGTGTACGTTGTTCTAGGCGTATCCATGTCCTCGGGCCTCTCCCAACATTTATGATCTTCATACGGATCACCAACTTGAACATGAATCAAATTCGCGTTAGTAGTACACTTTAGTAAGTAGTCTGATCCCCATCGAACTGCTTCCAACGCATATTTCAGCTCTGTACCCATCAACTTGCTGAATTCTATCACACTCCATGCCAACATTGTCGTTGAAAATGCCATGGGAAagttaaacttcacattgtctcCTGCATCGTAGTAACCTCCAACCAAATTCACCTGCATAAATTTCATCCATCTTTAGCCATGTATGGAAATCCAATGACCAAAATTGTTTCTAATTCACCATGATTTATATGGGCTGGTACCAGCTCTAGTAAGGGTTGATACCGGCCCATAAAAAGATCCTTGTGATCCTGATCATTATCAGCCCCTAGTAGAGCTGGTATCAGCCCATATAAATCAAGCTAATTCACACGCTATAAATTCTCGTGGCGGTTGATCATCTCTACCGACTGTATAAGGTTGATGATTGTTTCTGcttaagatatgtcaacaaagtGACGCTTTGGCCGAGTGGTTAAGGCGTGTGCCTGCTAAGTACATGGGGTCTCCCCGCGAGAGTTCGAATCTCTCAGGCGTCGcactttttttaaaattttgcttTAATTTTCAAAATGAAAAATGGGCTATGATAAAACTCCATAATCCATATAGAAGATTTACATGGTGAAAGAGAAATTTTGCAATCAACTAGCCccataaagaaaagaaagaaatactTACACCGACATCATCTCCGTCATGAAGAGCAGAATCCTTTCTCCATTTTAATCTCTGTGAAGATGGTAGTTTCCCTGATCTTTGTCCTTCAAAAAACAATATACTTTTCTTTAAAGAATCACCATAATTATGTTTTATATTATAACCATCAGGACTTCCTTGAGCACAAACATTTGTCATCGTTGCCATGGCGATAACCAATAACAGCAACTTgtttgatgaaattgattcaCCCATATCTCTCCCTCCCCCTCTCTCTGAAAACTTGATGGATGTATTTATGATTGAAGTAGTACGAGTAAAATGAAGGGTttatgaaaaaggaaaaaaaaaattatagtagACGACTCTTGTAACTTTCGAACCAAAATATGATTAGGAAAAAGTTGATTGCATGATAGTAGTAATTGAGGCTAAATTTTCTCTCTAATCGTCAAACTGGGTTCACGTCACGTACCCTAGAAATATGGCGCATAACTGCGTTAATACTTCACTTAAATTTGGATACATGCAATGGATTTTAAAGGGGCAACGtttccttgtcaaacaaaagcaGTACAGATTTGCAAGGAGTAATCTCTAAATAAGCTATCCGAGTTGGAGCTTGATCAAAGGCTTTAGTTGAAATTAGTGAGAAAGACGTAAAGTTTTTCGTCGATTCGACTCTTATATGTACTTGAGCGTTCCAAAAGATGAAAGATTTTGTGATGATAACGGCATGATTTCGCGGTCCTTGTATTATTTGTTTGGGTACAAAAATCCACCATTGTTCCTCTTGTCACCCTTGTATAATGTTTACATGGAAAATCATTAGATGCCCGTCACATTCACATTTTGGAGTGTGCGCCAAAATGGGTTCCTAGCCAAGCCAAATTTGGCGTTGGAGGAGAGTGCACAAAACATCAATCTTACGGGAACCCAGGTCTAGTGAAAGACTCGCCCACACTTTCCGGAATTGTAAGGCAACCAACAGTTCCACAAATCTAGATGCTGAGCAGAAGAAAGTTCAAGTTGAGATATGATAAAACTAACAACAAATTAAAATTCGCAACCAAAGAAGGGAGCAAAGAAAGAcattaaatcaaaatcaaatcaggACTCCACTCCCCAGGTATTACCAATGGATATTACAGTAATTGctaggaagaagaagagaaaaaaagcaCACAAATCTGAAACCCTACATGTCCAATTTAAAGTAAATTCACTATCATTTCTACTTCTGTGATCTTCGTCGCCACCCCTTTTCCATTTCTGTCCACTTACTTGATCTGAACGATCCCTGCACTGACCAGCTTCTGGATCTTTTCCATGACCTCAGGGCTCTTCAGATGACTTTGTGCAGCATTAGGGTTCTCTTGGAAGTCACTCAGCACCTGTCATACACAGACAACAAGCTCCTAtgtcaataaataaaaaaaaaaaaaaaaaaaaaaaaaaaaaaaaaacattgtaaAGCGTGTCTCAGAGAATACAAGGAGCCACTTTTCGTCTCACTTTGACAAAGACCAACATCTACTCTGATTTACTTTAGCATCTACTAAGTGACCACTTTGAAACAAGCATTCAAAGTGATGTATCCAGATgcctaaaaaaaaattcaacagaCTATCTATACAAGTCCCTTAAGATCATCTAGCAGATGATGAGAAACTTAAGTTCAGTCAAGTTAGATGAATTGCTGACGGTTCACATACCTGTCTCATGACTGGATCAGATAGAATGTTCTGGATCTCTGGATCCTGCATAGCCTTGGCCTGCACAATAAAAATAACACAATTGTTATCTAAACTGATAGCTGGAAGTACTTGCGAGTAATCTCTTTTCTAGAGATGACTAATATATTACAAAAAGAAGGTAGAAAGAACAGATCTTCTCACCTGTCTCTCCTTCAAATCATCAGCACTGATATCACCGCGGTTCGTTTTGTTAATTTGTGCCACACATCTGCAGTAACATTCCAAGACATCAACTTAAGAATGCAACTTATATATGATAATTAAGAAGTGCAATTTGGTATttcaatattcaaaaataaaaatcatatctGCAGGATCAAGTATTCTACCTTCTTACACCATCCATCAATTCCTGGTTATTTTGGTCATGTTTTAGTCCTTCTTGGTATGTCTCTAGTGCTTTGTCATATTCCTTCATGAAGAACTGGATTGCTCCTTTCCTGGTGTAACCCTTGGGGAATGTTGGATCAAGTTCAATGCACTTTTCCGCATCCTTCAGACCCTCGGGTAGGGCTCCTAGCTTGGTGTAACATGCTGCTCTGTTGCTATATACCTGTGTTAGAACAGAACAAATGTCACAAGCTGAATCAATACGCACTTCAGAAATCCTTCCAGAAAACTAAGATCGATAGACAATAATAATACCTTTGGGTCTTTGGGATTCCTTCTCAAGGCTTCTGTATAGTGACTTACAGCCTCGGGGTACTTTTGCTGCTTGAAAAAGTCATTACCTGCAGACCAACACATAAATGAGATTCGACTGACAGAGTGTAGCCATAAATGCGGAAAGAACAGAGAACTGAGCATCTGTGAGGAACAGATATTAGGATCATCGATTAAATATAAACAATCCAGTTTGCTCAAGTCTACATAGCAGTTCATCTTAACAAGTGCCGCAGAACTGATATTACAACCAATTACAACCAAATAGAGAGGGAAACAGCATACCTTTTTCACGCTCTTCATCAGCTAACTTAGGGTCAAAATATTCTTGCTGCTCCAAATCCTTCTTGGCTTTCTCGGCCTCATTAAGCTTTTTCAGTGTATCAGGATTGCGATGCTCAGTAAGAGCTTTCTGGAAAGCCTCAATTGCTGGAGCATAGTCCTGTGAGGTTTTTGCCATCTTCACAAAAGCAGCCCCCTTCCTAGTCAACGCCCTTGCAATCATCTTATAGTCAGAGCGGAGTTCCCTTCCTCTCTCAACAGCTCTGTCACAATCCTTGATGCATTCTTCATACTGCGGAAAAAAAAGGTTTTCATATTGTTACTCAACtagaagaaacaaacaaagcAGAACATATGCACCATTAAGTGCAGAACATATGAACCACAAAAATCACGGAGGACATTTTCTTTATCAGACAGACATCTCAGCAGAAGCACAAGCATAAACACACAATTGCAgccaaaaaaatataaataaaaaatatagtaGTAGCCTACACAACTTACAAATTTGCATTCTGGAGTGTCGATCTCTTAACAAGAATGTTCAGTGTACTAATACGATCCAACATTGCCACTAAAAAGTGGTTAACTAGCAAATCAACTGTTCAACCGTGATATTCACAAATCAGTAACAAAACAACAATGTGGCTAGCTAGACTGACTCTAATATCAGAAGATACAGTCCAGCGATGTTAAGAATCCCAAATGAAAATAAGAATCCCAAGTGAAAATAATTTTCAGCAACAAAACAACAATGTGGCTAACTAGACTGACTCTAGTATCATCAGGTGCAGTCCCAGATAACTACTCCTAATAGGAAACCAATTAGTGATGATAAGAATCCCAAAAGCAAATTAAACCCAAATGAAAAGAATATTTCATACATACACACACTTCCCATTGTAGTGATTCGCTCTTATACAACCCCCCTGTCCTCTACATCTTTCATGGTGTTTGATCTAAAGCATAATTTGTAATGATTCGCTCTTATACAACCCCCCTGTCCTCTACATCTTTCATGGTTGTTTGATCTAACACAACACAGCATCTATAGCGCAGAAGAATTTTGTTATACTGTTCTATGAGTTTCTAAACCCCATTACCAAATTCCTCACCATCTCAACTAAGTCATATATCCACTGAACAGTTAACCTGATCATTACTCCCTACCCTCAAACCATACTCGATGAGTTTTCCAGTACATATAACACTCCCAACAAAAGGCATTTAACATCACCTACATTAGACCCTAAAACATACACACTATCAAGGTACCATTAGAATTAGCTAACCCtagcaaacaaaataataaacaacTCTAACAAAATTAAGGGACAATTCAAGAAATAAGAAATCATCATACCTTGCCCATCTCCAAGTACACAGCAGCTCTATTGGTAATAAAAGAAATATCTTCATCATTAAGCTCCATAGCTCTTGTGTAATGCTCAACAGCAGTCTCAAAATCTTTCTTCTTATAAGCAGCAGTACCGAGTTCCTTCTCTTTCAAGGACTCTTTTTTCTTCTCCATAGCTTCTTTCTCCTCATCAGGAATATCCATGGACTCCGGCTCAGGCTCCTTCTGTTTTGGTTTTGGAGGCGGCGGCTGCTTCCTCTCAGGCAGAATCTTGGACTCGGACTCAGCAGCCTTAAATCCCATATCACCATCCTTCTCCATCATCTCATCAGGGTTAGCCGTTCtcatattaatattcaacaaaacCCCAAGAACAGCCATCATTCTTTGATCATTCATATACAAATTCACCATATCAGGATTCTTCTGAATATTCTGTATCATCTGAACAAAATCAGGCTGTTGCAAATACATCCTCGTTGATGGATCAGCCATCAACTTAGCCCATAAATCAGGTCTATCAAAAATCTTACCAAACGGATTCGAACTCGATCTCGATTTAGACGTAGCAGAAGCTTGTGCATCAGATAAACCAGATTTCAAACCTTCATTGTTTGGATCAATTTCTAAACCTTTCTTATAAGCTGAAATAGCTTCATCAAAATTACCCAAACCAATTTGAGCAGCACCTAATCTGCTATACCCTTTACTCCAATCTGGTTTAATTTCAACAGTTTTCTCAGCATCTGTTAAAGCTTCGGCGTATTGATGAAGCGATGCGTATGCTGCTGATCTGTTTGAGTATAAGACATGATTTGTTGGTGCTAATTCGATTGCTTGTGTGAAACACTTGATTGCTTCTGTGAAATTGCCGCTTGAGAAAGCGGCGTTTCCTTTCGCTTTCGCTTCTTCCGCCATggacggaggtggtggtggtggcgctgTGAAAGAAGAAAGAGGTGGTTTGAAGAGAGGAGACGATGGGTTTTTCAGAGTTTTTGTGGAGGTGTTAATgtggttttttttttaggttataaaGAGTGAGGAGACGGTTCTAGGAGGAGTATAATTATTTTAGGGAAGGAGGTGGGGGGTTCTGGAATGTTCTTTCGAGGGTCGTGAATTTTCCTTTCTCGTTTGACGGAGTAGGAAATCTTGGTCTTTCCTGGTGTGCCAGTGTAGGTTGTAATTGTACAAAAAATTATCATATTTATGTGTTATAACCGTACTGGTCCATGACGTTCAGTTCAGGATCCGCAACGGATTCATCGCTTCACATGTACAGAAATGTGGAGGGAAAAAACAGTAGATGTGTAGCAGTTTATATAAGTGTGTAAGCACGCCAGGGACTGTATTTGCCGTGTGGATACCAGTAGGTGAATAATGTGAGTCTGGCTTGCTGTAAATTTTCTAAGGCCAAAATTGTGATCAGCCATTTTGTTTGGCTGTATTTTCAATACAGCTAAGCTAGAACCAATAAAAAGAACTCATTACACGAGGTCACATGTTTTAGCTTGAGCGCTATAATACAGAAACTGAGTTGTCgccaaaataaaattttaatccAAATTTTTATTCAGTTTTGTATTTTAACAAATATTTGTTAGGattaaaaaatacttaaaagagAAACTGGAGACATAAGTAAAAGAGTTAAATGAGAAATACTATTGggaactgtttgagggtgaaaacgatttctgctgatttcggtaatttcgaatgtgtgggtgagaaacgagtttaaaccctaaccaatgtactgcaagggagtactttagattcgagagatcaatctgtacaaatccggcctaaaccaagaaatggctgttccagacttgcttcggtcacaaagtgaaggagaatgggttggttttggtgagggaagcgaagaaagtgtcgaGACCAGGTTGATtccggaagagtagttgtttcatgacttgtatcagaaaatgggaagctcACATATGAAAAGCTAGCGaatgtttctgagtgttgtattgctcctcactgaacttgttgttcggtggaaataggtaagacctatttatacaagtcgaagtgaaacgtactctggtctcattaaggaatggaaaaaatgggtgagtaaatgggaggaggtggtaactgttaacgcatggaattgatgttccataaaagagagtgtttcaccattactccctgtatttactaaccgcctcatccttatgacacttccttatgacgggcgtagtgtacgccgcatgatgtaaaccgccaaaccaatacccaaagaggatcccccagtttgtgatatgtgttgatgtctcgaatgtttttgtggaaaacatgtagcatattgttgtcgcctggcaagtcgatcttgggagacttgctggcttggtgaccttcgacggtcgagattttgcatcttaagaggtagtcgttgatcgtcgcacgctttcgtttttggtagccacatagggaaggacaGCATGGTGGCGCAGcaaggttggcattccattggcatggcatgccttggcgcggtttagcgtggccaaactagggtttttggtcaaaggttaccatgcgttgtctggtaaccttggacggctaggatttgctcatgggattgaagggcgaccgttgattgtagcacgccttcgttttcgtagccgcatggggaaggccagcatggtggcgcggcaaggttggcatggcatgccttggcgcggtttggcatggccaaactagggttttgggtcaaaggttacaatgcgttgtctggtaaccttggacagctaggatttgctcctgggattgaagggcgaccgttgattgtcgcacgccttcgttttggtagccccatagagaaggccagcatggtggctcGGTGGTAGGTCCGGAAGAgggtataaaaatgatgcgatggaaacgggcctacagtaataccgcaagtgcacggtcgtcagttgtagctcgtgcaagtacgggtcgatccacagagatcgggtgtgtttcggaagtgttttagctaattgggttcctagatttgctttgggcttagaagccctttggaagtgttgggcttaatgtactattgggtttgaatgccctttgaatggattgggcttagtgggtttgttaaacataaaatgaactga
This DNA window, taken from Papaver somniferum cultivar HN1 chromosome 3, ASM357369v1, whole genome shotgun sequence, encodes the following:
- the LOC113356003 gene encoding hsp70-Hsp90 organizing protein 3-like, yielding MAEEAKAKGNAAFSSGNFTEAIKCFTQAIELAPTNHVLYSNRSAAYASLHQYAEALTDAEKTVEIKPDWSKGYSRLGAAQIGLGNFDEAISAYKKGLEIDPNNEGLKSGLSDAQASATSKSRSSSNPFGKIFDRPDLWAKLMADPSTRMYLQQPDFVQMIQNIQKNPDMVNLYMNDQRMMAVLGVLLNINMRTANPDEMMEKDGDMGFKAAESESKILPERKQPPPPKPKQKEPEPESMDIPDEEKEAMEKKKESLKEKELGTAAYKKKDFETAVEHYTRAMELNDEDISFITNRAAVYLEMGKYEECIKDCDRAVERGRELRSDYKMIARALTRKGAAFVKMAKTSQDYAPAIEAFQKALTEHRNPDTLKKLNEAEKAKKDLEQQEYFDPKLADEEREKGNDFFKQQKYPEAVSHYTEALRRNPKDPKVYSNRAACYTKLGALPEGLKDAEKCIELDPTFPKGYTRKGAIQFFMKEYDKALETYQEGLKHDQNNQELMDGVRRCVAQINKTNRGDISADDLKERQAKAMQDPEIQNILSDPVMRQVLSDFQENPNAAQSHLKSPEVMEKIQKLVSAGIVQIK